Proteins encoded in a region of the Geobacillus genomosp. 3 genome:
- a CDS encoding putative polysaccharide biosynthesis protein yields the protein MSTSKLLRGTFILTAGVMISRLLGLFYVIPFYHLVGERGGALYGYGYVPYQIFLSLATAGLPVAVSKFVSKYNALEEYRVGYKLFRSGLVLMLASGLLSWLILYGLAPVLAPHVVDEETNVNSVEDVVTVIRAVSFALIVVPVMSLIRGFFQGHESMGPTALSQVIEQIVRIVFLLGACYVILRVWDGSIVAAVSAATFAAFVGAAGGLVVLLVYWWKRRRHLRSLLEQDRGQVSVTLPAMYKELLLSSIPFVFVGLSMSLYQLIDQFTFNHAMAAAGRGSISEHAYSVFNMWAQKLVIIPVTLATSFSLALIPTITKAHVEQNRKAMRQYLNQTFQVLMFLTLPAVVGMAVLAGPMYSSFYSYDPLGEQVLRWYAPAAILYALFSVTAAIMQGINQQRFTVISLAAGLLVKLSLNTLFITQWATIGAIVATMAGYFVSVAFNLWIIQRHTRYRYRFVIRRTAFMAILTAVMSAAVMAVAALVGRWIDYRDGTAESVFVAATGVAAGAAVYLFLSIRSGLFAALFGDRFAFWRRRKESKAVS from the coding sequence ATGTCAACATCGAAACTGCTGCGCGGCACATTTATTTTAACCGCTGGCGTGATGATTTCCCGCCTGCTCGGCCTGTTTTACGTCATTCCGTTTTACCATCTTGTCGGCGAGCGCGGCGGGGCGCTGTACGGATACGGCTATGTGCCGTACCAAATTTTTTTAAGTTTGGCGACCGCCGGGCTGCCGGTGGCGGTGTCGAAATTCGTATCGAAATACAATGCGCTCGAGGAGTACCGCGTCGGCTACAAGCTGTTTCGCTCCGGCCTTGTGCTCATGCTCGCCAGCGGCCTCCTCTCATGGCTCATTTTGTACGGGCTGGCGCCCGTTTTGGCGCCGCACGTCGTCGATGAGGAAACGAACGTCAACTCGGTCGAGGATGTGGTCACCGTCATCCGCGCCGTCAGTTTTGCGCTCATTGTCGTGCCGGTGATGAGCTTGATCCGCGGCTTTTTCCAAGGGCACGAATCGATGGGGCCGACGGCGTTGTCGCAAGTCATCGAGCAAATTGTGCGCATCGTCTTTTTGCTTGGGGCTTGCTATGTCATTTTGCGCGTTTGGGACGGCTCGATCGTCGCGGCGGTGAGCGCGGCGACGTTTGCCGCCTTTGTCGGCGCGGCGGGCGGGCTTGTCGTGCTGCTTGTGTATTGGTGGAAACGGCGCCGGCATTTGCGTTCGCTTCTTGAACAAGACCGCGGCCAAGTGAGCGTAACGCTCCCGGCGATGTATAAGGAGCTGCTTTTGTCTTCGATTCCGTTCGTCTTTGTCGGCCTGTCGATGTCGCTGTATCAGCTCATCGACCAGTTTACGTTCAACCACGCGATGGCCGCGGCCGGGCGCGGCAGCATCTCGGAACATGCGTACTCGGTGTTCAATATGTGGGCGCAAAAGCTCGTCATCATTCCGGTGACGCTGGCGACCTCGTTCAGCTTGGCGCTCATCCCGACGATCACGAAAGCGCACGTTGAACAAAACCGGAAGGCGATGCGGCAATATTTGAACCAGACGTTTCAAGTGCTCATGTTTTTAACGCTCCCGGCGGTGGTCGGCATGGCGGTGCTCGCCGGTCCGATGTACAGTTCGTTTTACAGCTATGACCCGCTCGGCGAGCAAGTTTTGCGTTGGTATGCCCCGGCGGCGATTTTGTACGCATTGTTTTCCGTGACGGCCGCGATCATGCAAGGGATCAATCAGCAGCGGTTTACGGTGATCAGCTTGGCGGCCGGCCTGCTTGTCAAACTGTCGCTCAACACGTTGTTCATTACGCAATGGGCCACAATCGGCGCCATCGTCGCGACGATGGCCGGGTATTTCGTCTCGGTGGCGTTCAACTTATGGATCATTCAACGGCACACCCGTTACCGCTATCGCTTTGTCATCCGCCGGACGGCGTTTATGGCCATATTGACGGCCGTCATGTCGGCGGCTGTGATGGCGGTTGCGGCGTTGGTCGGGCGGTGGATCGATTACCGCGATGGCACGGCGGAGTCGGTGTTCGTCGCCGCGACGGGCGTGGCGGCCGGCGCGGCGGTGTACTTGTTTCTCAGCATTCGCTCCGGCCTGTTTGCGGCCCTATTCGGCGACCGGTTTGCCTTTTGGCGGCGCCGGAAAGAGAGCAAAGCGGTGTCGTAG
- a CDS encoding NAD(P)/FAD-dependent oxidoreductase produces MEYDVIIIGGGPSGLMAAIAAGEQKANVLLLEKGTKLGRKLAISGGGRCNVTNRLPIDEIVRHIPGNGRFLYSAFSVFNNEDIIRFFERLGVPLKEEDHGRMFPKSDSAQSVVAALVRELSRLGVDVRLEAPAADVLYENGRTAGVVLKNGETIRARAVVVAAGGKSVPQTGSTGDGYPWAEKAGHTVTELFPTEVPIVSHEPFIQKRALQGLSLRDVALSVLKPNGKPVITHRMDMLFTHFGISGPAALRCSQFVVKALKKAADGAVNMSIDALPDVTQEELFQRLAAQCKEGPKKAVKTIAKTVLPERYASFLLEQAGISPQAAAGAVSHDALRAFVRLCKRFTFHVHGTLPLEKAFVTGGGVSVKEIEPKTMASKCMPGLYFCGEILDIHGYTGGYNITAALVTGRLAGMNAARHALAAKSGESGPPARAAVD; encoded by the coding sequence ATGGAGTACGACGTCATCATCATCGGCGGCGGGCCGTCCGGATTGATGGCGGCGATCGCCGCCGGCGAACAAAAGGCGAACGTGCTGCTTTTAGAAAAAGGGACAAAGCTCGGCCGCAAGCTCGCCATCTCCGGCGGCGGGCGCTGCAACGTCACGAACCGGCTGCCGATTGACGAAATCGTCCGCCACATCCCCGGCAACGGCCGCTTTTTGTACAGCGCCTTTTCCGTTTTCAACAATGAAGACATCATCCGCTTTTTTGAGCGGCTCGGCGTGCCGCTCAAAGAAGAAGACCACGGCCGCATGTTCCCGAAAAGCGACAGCGCCCAATCGGTCGTGGCGGCGCTTGTCCGCGAACTGTCGCGGCTTGGCGTCGACGTCCGGCTTGAGGCGCCGGCCGCTGACGTGTTGTACGAAAACGGGCGGACGGCGGGCGTCGTGTTGAAAAACGGCGAAACGATCCGCGCCCGGGCGGTCGTCGTCGCCGCCGGCGGCAAATCGGTGCCGCAAACCGGCTCAACAGGCGACGGCTATCCGTGGGCGGAAAAAGCGGGCCACACGGTGACCGAACTGTTTCCGACCGAAGTGCCGATCGTCTCGCACGAGCCGTTCATCCAAAAGCGGGCGCTGCAAGGGTTGTCGCTCCGTGATGTCGCCTTGAGCGTCCTGAAGCCGAACGGCAAGCCGGTCATCACCCACCGGATGGACATGCTGTTTACCCACTTCGGCATTTCCGGGCCGGCCGCCCTCCGCTGCAGCCAGTTTGTCGTCAAAGCGCTGAAAAAAGCGGCGGATGGCGCGGTCAACATGAGCATTGACGCGCTGCCGGATGTGACGCAGGAAGAGCTGTTTCAACGGCTGGCCGCCCAGTGCAAAGAAGGGCCGAAAAAAGCGGTGAAAACGATCGCCAAAACGGTGCTGCCGGAACGGTACGCCTCCTTTTTGCTTGAGCAAGCCGGCATCAGCCCGCAGGCGGCGGCCGGCGCGGTGAGCCATGACGCTTTGCGGGCGTTCGTCCGTCTGTGCAAGCGGTTCACCTTCCATGTCCACGGCACGCTTCCGCTTGAGAAAGCATTCGTCACCGGCGGCGGGGTATCGGTGAAAGAAATCGAACCGAAAACGATGGCGTCCAAATGCATGCCCGGCCTTTACTTTTGCGGCGAAATTTTGGACATTCACGGCTACACCGGCGGCTACAACATCACCGCCGCCCTGGTGACCGGGCGCCTTGCCGGCATGAACGCCGCCCGTCATGCGCTCGCGGCCAAAAGCGGAGAAAGCGGACCGCCGGCGCGGGCCGCCGTGGATTGA
- a CDS encoding sporulation protein Cse60, with product MYKVKVFDKEHEKDLEAAVNDFLARLKDGQLIDVKYSVAAMESEGEQIYCFSAMVIYRT from the coding sequence ATGTATAAAGTCAAAGTGTTCGACAAGGAACATGAAAAAGATTTGGAGGCGGCGGTCAACGATTTTTTAGCCCGCCTGAAAGACGGGCAATTGATCGATGTCAAATACAGCGTCGCCGCCATGGAGTCGGAAGGCGAGCAAATTTACTGTTTTTCCGCCATGGTCATTTACCGGACGTGA
- a CDS encoding helix-turn-helix transcriptional regulator, whose protein sequence is MKLGDRLKFARLMKGMTQEETAEGIISVSYLSKIENNQAIPGEEVLELLFHRLGIHRGENGTTPSWHESVMAWYKAMTDKDVPTAKERYETVKKQCGESGDAEATVYFQLMRIRYLLLLRDVKGAEAAARSVQEWYEALDDTMRYYYWKFFGLFYYCQEKYDDALQCYQKAEGLIGAERRPNWEEADLAYLLALAYSRTWKVFPCIRYAERALALSQAEYDLRRSAECHILLAICYRRCGEMEKAIDCCLLAQKAARLADDRLLIGIVEHNLGHLKGLKHQYREAVQHYENSLMYKAEAPLADRFITLLALVREHYAAQNYRKALAAAEEGWQQLRQSDGGVTGHYEYYLHFSVYRLLLSGEGEAFERLLKHEAIPYFQKRKEYEDAARYAEYLADYYARERQYKQAAHYYRLGCGLLRKRTDA, encoded by the coding sequence TTGAAATTAGGCGACCGTTTGAAGTTTGCCCGGCTGATGAAAGGAATGACTCAAGAAGAAACGGCAGAAGGGATTATTTCTGTCTCCTATTTATCGAAGATTGAAAATAATCAAGCCATACCGGGGGAAGAAGTGCTTGAGTTGTTGTTTCACCGGCTCGGCATTCACCGCGGCGAAAACGGGACAACCCCTTCATGGCACGAATCCGTGATGGCGTGGTATAAGGCGATGACGGACAAAGACGTGCCGACCGCTAAGGAGAGGTATGAAACCGTCAAAAAACAATGCGGCGAATCCGGCGATGCCGAGGCGACGGTTTATTTTCAGTTAATGCGCATTCGGTATTTGCTGCTGCTTCGCGATGTCAAAGGGGCTGAGGCGGCGGCGCGGAGCGTGCAGGAGTGGTATGAGGCGCTCGATGACACGATGCGCTACTATTATTGGAAGTTTTTTGGGCTTTTTTACTATTGTCAAGAAAAATATGACGACGCGCTGCAATGTTATCAAAAGGCGGAAGGGCTGATCGGGGCGGAAAGGCGGCCGAATTGGGAAGAGGCGGATTTGGCTTATTTGTTAGCGCTTGCATACAGCCGGACGTGGAAAGTGTTTCCATGCATTCGCTATGCCGAGCGGGCTTTGGCGCTCAGCCAGGCGGAATATGATTTGCGCCGCAGTGCAGAATGCCATATTTTATTGGCGATTTGCTACCGGCGCTGCGGCGAAATGGAGAAAGCCATCGATTGCTGCCTGCTGGCGCAAAAAGCGGCCCGGCTCGCTGACGACCGGCTGCTCATCGGAATTGTTGAACATAATCTCGGCCATTTGAAAGGATTGAAGCACCAATACCGCGAGGCGGTGCAACATTATGAAAACAGCCTCATGTATAAGGCGGAAGCCCCGCTTGCCGACCGGTTCATTACGCTGTTGGCGCTTGTGCGCGAACATTATGCCGCGCAAAATTACCGCAAGGCGCTTGCCGCGGCCGAGGAAGGGTGGCAGCAGCTCAGACAAAGCGACGGCGGTGTGACGGGTCACTATGAATACTATTTGCATTTTTCCGTTTACCGGTTGCTTCTGTCCGGTGAGGGGGAGGCGTTTGAACGGTTGCTCAAGCATGAAGCCATTCCGTATTTCCAAAAGCGGAAAGAGTACGAAGACGCCGCCCGCTATGCGGAATATTTGGCTGATTACTACGCCCGTGAGCGCCAATACAAACAGGCGGCCCATTACTATCGGCTCGGCTGCGGCCTTTTGCGGAAACGGACGGACGCCTGA
- a CDS encoding rhodanese-like domain-containing protein, with protein sequence MEEIKEITPAEVKEKLERGEKLNLIDVREDEEVALGMIPGAKHIKMGDIPDRLDEFDRNEEYIFICRSGRRSENVCRYLQEHGYRVCNMTGGMLEWEGETVPKP encoded by the coding sequence ATGGAAGAGATTAAAGAAATCACCCCGGCCGAGGTGAAAGAAAAACTCGAACGCGGCGAAAAACTGAACTTGATCGATGTGCGCGAAGACGAAGAAGTCGCGCTCGGCATGATTCCGGGCGCCAAGCATATCAAAATGGGCGACATTCCGGACCGCCTTGACGAGTTCGACCGCAACGAAGAATACATTTTCATCTGCCGCTCCGGACGGCGGAGCGAAAACGTCTGCCGCTACTTGCAAGAGCACGGCTATCGCGTTTGCAACATGACAGGCGGCATGCTTGAGTGGGAAGGGGAAACGGTGCCAAAGCCATAA
- the leuS gene encoding leucine--tRNA ligase — MSFNHRDIEKKWQHYWEQNKTFRTPDDDDKPKFYVLDMFPYPSGAGLHVGHPEGYTATDILARMKRMQGYNVLHPMGWDAFGLPAEQYALDTGNDPAEFTQKNIDNFRRQIKSLGFSYDWDREINTTDPNYYKWTQWIFLKLYEKGLAYMDEVPVNWCPALGTVLANEEVINGRSERGGHPVIRKPMRQWILKITAYADRLLEDLEELDWPESIKEMQRNWIGRSEGAEIQFAVDGHDETFTVFTTRPDTLFGATYAVLAPEHPLVENITTPEQKPAVEAYLHEVERKSDLERTDLAKEKTGVFTGAYAIHPVTGERLPIWIADYVLMGYGTGAIMAVPAHDERDYEFAKTFHLPIKEVVAGGNVEREPYTGDGEHINSEFLNGLNKQEAIEKMIAWLEEHGKGQKKVSYRLRDWLFSRQRYWGEPIPIIHWEDGTMTPVPEDELPLVLPKTDEIKPSGTGESPLANIEEWVNVVDPNTGKKGRRETNTMPQWAGSCWYYLRYIDPHNDKQLADPEKLKKWLPVDVYIGGAEHAVLHLLYARFWHKFLYDLGVVPTKEPFQKLFNQGMILGENNEKMSKSKGNVVNPDDIVDSHGADTLRLYEMFMGPLEASIAWSTKGLDGARRFLDRVWRLFVTEEGGLNPNIVEEPAADTLERVYHQTVKKVTEDYEALRFNTAISQLMVFINEAYKAEQMKKEYMEGFVKLLSPVCPHIGEELWQKLGHTDTIAYEPWPAYDETKLVDDVVEIVVQINGKVRSRLHVPADLAKEALEERALADEKIKEQLEGKTVRKVIAVPGKLVNIVAN; from the coding sequence ATGAGCTTCAACCATCGCGACATCGAAAAAAAATGGCAGCACTATTGGGAGCAGAACAAAACGTTCCGCACGCCTGATGACGATGACAAGCCGAAGTTTTACGTGCTCGACATGTTCCCGTATCCGTCCGGCGCCGGCTTGCACGTCGGCCATCCGGAAGGGTATACGGCGACCGACATTTTGGCGCGCATGAAGCGGATGCAAGGGTACAACGTCCTCCACCCGATGGGCTGGGACGCGTTCGGCTTGCCGGCCGAACAATACGCGCTGGACACCGGCAACGACCCGGCTGAGTTTACGCAAAAAAACATCGACAACTTCCGCCGGCAAATCAAATCGCTCGGGTTCTCGTACGATTGGGACCGGGAAATCAACACGACCGACCCGAACTATTACAAATGGACGCAATGGATTTTCTTGAAACTGTATGAAAAAGGGCTCGCCTACATGGATGAAGTGCCGGTCAACTGGTGCCCGGCGCTCGGCACCGTGTTGGCGAACGAGGAGGTCATCAACGGCCGGAGCGAGCGCGGCGGGCATCCGGTCATCCGCAAGCCGATGCGGCAATGGATATTGAAAATCACCGCCTACGCCGACCGGCTGCTCGAAGACTTAGAGGAGCTCGACTGGCCGGAAAGCATTAAGGAGATGCAGCGCAACTGGATCGGCCGCTCGGAAGGGGCGGAAATCCAGTTTGCCGTCGACGGCCATGACGAAACGTTCACCGTCTTTACGACGCGGCCCGATACGCTGTTTGGCGCGACGTATGCGGTGCTGGCGCCGGAGCATCCGCTCGTGGAAAACATCACAACGCCGGAGCAAAAACCGGCCGTGGAGGCGTATTTGCACGAAGTCGAGCGGAAAAGCGACCTTGAGCGCACCGACTTGGCGAAAGAAAAAACCGGCGTGTTTACGGGTGCATACGCCATCCATCCGGTCACGGGCGAGCGGCTTCCGATTTGGATCGCCGACTACGTCTTGATGGGCTACGGCACCGGGGCGATCATGGCCGTGCCGGCGCACGATGAGCGCGACTATGAATTCGCGAAAACGTTCCACTTGCCGATCAAAGAAGTCGTCGCCGGCGGGAATGTCGAGCGCGAACCGTACACCGGCGACGGCGAGCATATCAACTCCGAGTTTTTAAACGGCTTGAACAAGCAAGAAGCGATCGAAAAGATGATCGCGTGGCTCGAAGAACACGGCAAAGGGCAAAAGAAAGTGTCCTATCGGCTGCGCGACTGGCTGTTCAGCCGCCAGCGCTACTGGGGCGAACCGATCCCGATCATCCATTGGGAAGACGGAACGATGACGCCGGTGCCGGAAGACGAGCTGCCGCTTGTCTTGCCGAAAACGGACGAAATCAAACCGTCGGGAACGGGCGAATCGCCGCTCGCCAACATCGAAGAATGGGTCAACGTCGTCGACCCGAACACCGGCAAAAAAGGGCGGCGCGAAACGAACACGATGCCGCAATGGGCGGGCAGCTGCTGGTATTACTTGCGCTACATCGACCCGCACAACGACAAGCAGCTCGCCGACCCGGAGAAATTGAAAAAATGGCTGCCGGTCGACGTCTACATCGGCGGGGCCGAGCACGCGGTCTTGCATTTGCTGTACGCCCGCTTCTGGCATAAGTTTCTCTACGACCTCGGCGTCGTGCCGACGAAAGAGCCGTTCCAAAAGCTGTTCAACCAAGGGATGATTTTAGGCGAAAACAACGAAAAAATGAGCAAATCAAAAGGCAACGTCGTCAACCCGGACGACATCGTCGACAGCCATGGCGCCGACACGCTGCGGCTGTACGAAATGTTCATGGGGCCGCTTGAAGCGTCGATCGCCTGGTCGACGAAAGGGCTCGACGGCGCGCGCCGTTTCCTTGACCGCGTCTGGCGTTTGTTTGTGACGGAAGAAGGCGGCCTGAACCCGAACATCGTCGAGGAGCCGGCTGCCGACACGCTTGAGCGCGTCTACCATCAGACGGTGAAAAAAGTGACGGAAGACTATGAAGCATTGCGCTTTAACACCGCCATTTCGCAGCTCATGGTGTTCATCAACGAAGCGTATAAAGCCGAGCAAATGAAAAAAGAATACATGGAAGGGTTCGTCAAACTGTTGTCGCCGGTTTGCCCGCACATCGGCGAAGAGCTGTGGCAAAAGCTCGGCCATACGGACACGATCGCCTACGAACCGTGGCCGGCGTATGATGAAACGAAGCTCGTCGACGACGTCGTCGAAATCGTCGTGCAAATCAACGGCAAAGTGCGGTCGCGCCTGCACGTGCCGGCCGACTTGGCAAAAGAAGCGCTCGAGGAGCGGGCGCTGGCCGACGAAAAAATTAAAGAGCAGCTGGAAGGAAAAACGGTGCGCAAAGTGATCGCCGTCCCCGGCAAGCTCGTCAACATCGTCGCCAACTGA
- a CDS encoding MDR family MFS transporter has product MPRALWWLLVGMALNVTGASFLWPLNTIYLHEQLGQPLAVAGAVLMLNSGGSVVGSLLGGVLFDRIGGFRTLVAGACLTMAALAGLSVWHGWPHYAVWLALVGIGSGVVFPAASAYAGAIWPEGGRRAFNALYVAQNIGVAAGSALGGVVASYSFALVFWANVWLYAAFLATVVIGLRRVPLPPLPKKERKRRTGDGAPRPHIRALVLLCAGYGLCWMSYVQWSTTIAAYTRELHIPVHHYSLLWTINGALIVLGQPLLVPLVRRFMPGMKRQIVIGFAVFTVSFAMLFGASSLLQFAASMIVLTIAEMIVWPAIPAVVNELAPPGRTGFYQGIVNGTATAGRMIGPVLGGWVADAFGMKPLIGLLVAFALLAAGAALVYDRGLPKRAEKAGEKTAATV; this is encoded by the coding sequence ATGCCCCGCGCTCTTTGGTGGCTGCTTGTCGGCATGGCGCTCAACGTCACAGGGGCGTCGTTTTTATGGCCGTTAAACACCATTTATTTGCATGAGCAGCTCGGCCAGCCGCTCGCCGTGGCGGGAGCGGTGCTGATGCTCAACTCCGGCGGCAGCGTCGTCGGCAGCCTGCTCGGCGGCGTGCTGTTTGACCGGATCGGCGGGTTTCGCACGCTCGTGGCCGGGGCGTGTTTGACGATGGCGGCGCTTGCCGGCTTGAGCGTCTGGCACGGCTGGCCGCATTATGCCGTCTGGCTGGCGCTTGTCGGCATCGGCAGCGGCGTCGTCTTTCCGGCGGCGTCGGCGTATGCCGGAGCGATTTGGCCGGAAGGGGGGCGGCGGGCGTTCAACGCCTTGTATGTGGCGCAAAACATCGGCGTCGCCGCCGGCTCGGCGCTCGGCGGCGTTGTCGCTTCGTATTCGTTCGCGCTCGTGTTTTGGGCGAACGTGTGGCTGTATGCCGCTTTTTTGGCGACAGTCGTCATCGGGCTGCGGCGCGTGCCGCTGCCGCCGCTGCCAAAAAAAGAACGGAAGCGCCGGACGGGGGACGGGGCGCCCCGGCCCCACATCCGCGCCCTCGTCCTTCTTTGCGCCGGCTACGGATTGTGCTGGATGAGCTACGTCCAATGGTCGACGACGATCGCCGCCTATACGCGCGAGCTCCATATCCCGGTTCATCACTACAGCCTGCTTTGGACGATCAACGGCGCCTTGATCGTGCTCGGCCAGCCGCTGTTAGTGCCATTGGTCCGCCGCTTTATGCCGGGGATGAAGCGGCAAATCGTCATCGGGTTCGCCGTTTTCACCGTCTCGTTTGCGATGCTGTTTGGCGCTAGCTCACTTTTGCAATTTGCGGCGTCGATGATCGTGCTTACGATCGCCGAAATGATCGTCTGGCCGGCGATTCCGGCGGTCGTGAACGAGCTGGCGCCGCCGGGGAGAACGGGATTTTACCAAGGGATCGTCAACGGCACGGCCACGGCCGGACGGATGATCGGGCCGGTCCTCGGCGGTTGGGTCGCCGATGCGTTCGGGATGAAGCCGCTCATCGGGCTGCTTGTCGCCTTCGCCCTGCTGGCCGCCGGCGCGGCGCTCGTGTATGACCGGGGGCTGCCGAAGCGGGCGGAAAAGGCGGGAGAAAAAACGGCCGCGACCGTCTAG
- a CDS encoding YtzC family protein, producing MATRQSVEEFLQRCEDVIRFAKEQYTEAQKQEHYNITEYTNAQQMLEQTVNDLAHLAQSCNAQQREQLHRMRLQLEQLQNEMILLDR from the coding sequence ATGGCGACAAGACAATCGGTGGAAGAGTTTTTGCAGCGGTGCGAAGACGTCATCCGCTTTGCGAAAGAACAATATACGGAGGCGCAAAAGCAAGAACACTACAACATCACGGAATACACAAACGCCCAGCAAATGCTTGAGCAGACGGTCAACGATTTGGCGCACTTGGCGCAAAGCTGCAACGCCCAGCAGCGCGAACAGCTGCACCGGATGCGGCTTCAGCTTGAGCAGCTGCAAAACGAGATGATTTTGCTGGACCGATGA
- a CDS encoding TIGR01212 family radical SAM protein (This family includes YhcC from E. coli K-12, an uncharacterized radical SAM protein.) yields the protein MTNENPFPYATDRKRYHTWNYHLRQTFGQKVFKVALDGGFDCPNRDGTVAYGGCTFCSAAGSGDFAGNRADDLVTQFHTIRQNMHRKWKDGQYLAYFQAFTNTHAPVEVLREKYETVLGLDGVVGLSIATRPDCLPDDVVDYLAELNERTYLWVELGLQTIHERTAQLINRAHDFHCFVEGVQKLRRHGIRVCVHIINGLPLETYDMMMETAKTVAAMDVQGIKIHLLHLLKGTPMVKQYEKGLVRFLSFDEYVRLVCDQLEVLPPEMIVHRITGDGPIDLLIGPMWSANKWEVLNAIDAELKRRDSFQGKRYKQGVASAWPS from the coding sequence GTGACAAACGAAAACCCGTTTCCGTATGCAACCGACCGAAAGCGATATCACACATGGAACTACCATTTGCGGCAAACGTTCGGCCAAAAAGTGTTCAAAGTCGCCCTTGACGGGGGCTTTGACTGCCCGAACCGCGACGGGACGGTGGCGTATGGCGGCTGCACGTTTTGCAGCGCCGCCGGGTCGGGCGATTTTGCCGGCAACCGCGCCGACGACTTGGTGACCCAATTTCACACGATTCGGCAAAACATGCACCGAAAATGGAAAGACGGCCAATATTTGGCGTACTTTCAAGCGTTCACGAACACGCACGCGCCGGTTGAAGTGCTGCGGGAAAAATACGAAACGGTGCTTGGCCTTGACGGGGTCGTCGGACTGTCGATCGCCACGCGCCCCGACTGTCTGCCCGATGACGTCGTCGACTATTTGGCAGAACTCAACGAGCGGACGTATTTATGGGTCGAGCTCGGGCTGCAGACGATTCACGAGCGGACCGCCCAGCTCATCAACCGGGCGCACGATTTCCACTGTTTTGTCGAGGGGGTCCAAAAACTGCGCCGCCACGGCATCCGAGTGTGCGTCCATATCATCAACGGCTTGCCGCTCGAGACGTACGACATGATGATGGAAACGGCGAAAACGGTCGCCGCCATGGATGTGCAAGGCATTAAAATCCATTTGCTTCATTTATTAAAAGGAACGCCGATGGTGAAACAATACGAAAAAGGGCTCGTTCGGTTTTTGTCGTTTGACGAATACGTCCGCCTCGTGTGCGACCAGCTTGAAGTGCTGCCGCCTGAGATGATCGTGCACCGCATCACCGGCGACGGGCCGATCGACTTGCTCATCGGCCCGATGTGGAGCGCCAACAAATGGGAAGTGTTAAACGCCATTGACGCCGAACTCAAGCGGCGGGACAGCTTTCAAGGGAAGCGGTACAAACAGGGGGTGGCAAGCGCATGGCCATCATGA
- a CDS encoding tRNA (mnm(5)s(2)U34)-methyltransferase, translated as MAIMNILPFARFLLDGALKEGGIAVDATVGNGHDTVFLAERVGERGHVFGFDIQAEAIAAARARLAEHGLDGRVTLFQTSHSLLLETLPRHVHGRVAAAVFNLGYLPGGNKQIVTKPESTIEAVRQLLSILKPGGVIALVVYHGHPEGKIERDALLDYVRTLDQRRAHVLQYQFLNRRNDPPFLLAIEKRTNGAG; from the coding sequence ATGGCCATCATGAATATTTTGCCGTTTGCCCGTTTTTTGCTGGACGGCGCGCTCAAAGAAGGCGGCATCGCCGTCGATGCGACGGTCGGCAACGGCCATGACACCGTCTTTTTAGCCGAGCGCGTCGGGGAGCGCGGGCATGTGTTTGGTTTTGACATTCAAGCCGAAGCGATAGCGGCAGCCAGAGCCCGCCTCGCCGAACACGGGCTGGACGGGCGGGTGACGCTGTTTCAAACGAGCCACAGCCTGCTGCTGGAAACGCTCCCCCGCCACGTTCACGGGCGCGTCGCCGCCGCCGTGTTCAACCTCGGCTATTTGCCGGGCGGCAATAAACAAATTGTGACGAAGCCGGAATCGACGATCGAAGCGGTCCGCCAGCTTCTTTCCATCTTAAAGCCGGGCGGCGTCATCGCCCTTGTCGTCTACCACGGCCATCCGGAAGGAAAAATCGAGCGCGACGCCTTGCTCGACTACGTCCGCACGCTCGATCAGCGGCGCGCCCACGTCTTGCAATATCAATTCCTCAACCGGCGCAACGACCCGCCGTTTTTGCTCGCCATCGAGAAGCGAACGAACGGGGCTGGCTGA